A region of the Gemmobacter fulvus genome:
TCGAGATGTCATTCGTGGGCTATCGCAGCTATCTGGCCGAAGACGGGCCGATGTCCGGGCGCGAGGTGGTCACGGGCGGCCGGTTGATTTCGATGCGCTATGTCGATGCGTCGGGCGATGTGCTGATGGATGCCACCGGCCTCGCCGTGCGCCTGCCCACGCTGATGGCGCTGTTTGCGGCAGGCGATGGCTATGCGGCCTGGCGGTTTATCACCTCGGGCAGTGGGCATCAGTTCATCGGTGCCGAGACGGCGGCGCGGCCCGGCGCGGCAGGCAGCGGCGATGTGATCGAAACCGGCTGGATGGCTGACAGTATTCTGGCCGGGGGCGGGGATGACTATCTGGTCGATCGCGGCGGGGCCGACAGCTATGCCGGTGGCACCGGGGTCGACACGCTCAGTTTTGCCAGCTGGACCTATAGCCCCTGGCTGGCCACGGTTGGGGTGACGGCTGATCTGCTGAAGGGCAGCGCAATCGGGCCGGATGGCGCTGTGGATACGCTGGGCGGCATCGAAGCGGTCGAGGGCAGCTTTCTGGACGATGTGCTGCGCGGCGACCGCCGCGACAATGTGTTTGTCGGCCTGTCGGGCGCGGATGTGATCAACGGCCGTGGCGGCTTTGACATGGTGAAATATGCTGCTGAGGCCCGGCAGGGCGGAACCGATGGCATCCGGGCTAATCTGACACTGGGCACGATCCGCGACGGCTTTGGCACCACGGATCGGGTGCAGGCCATCGAAGGGGTCGAAGGCACGGCCCGGCGCGACGTCTTCATCGACAATGGCGGCGACAACTACTTTGCGGGTCTGTCTGGTGCCGATGAATTCCGGCTGGGCCGGGGCGATGATACGGTGCACCTGGGCGGTGAGGCGGATCTGGTCGTCTTGACCGGCAGCAGCTTTGGCGATGACACGGTCGAGGATTTTTCGGTCAGCGGCGGTGATGTGATCCGGTTTGAACAGGTGACGGCCTTCAGCCAGATCACGCTCAGCACCGTCTGGCTTGATGGCCTGCGCTCCACTCTGGCCGAGACGGCACAGGGCAGCGTGACCTTGCAAGGGGTTGTGGCCAGCAGCCTGACCGCTTCGGATTTCGGCTTCTGAAAGGCAGCGGCGCGGTTGGGGGCAAAGCGCGCGGGCTGTCAGGGGGCGACGGACAGGCCAGTGGCAGGCCCATCCGTCGCCCTGCTTTGCCAGATCGGGGGCCGAATGACCGGCCCCCGCTGTCTCACTTCTCGGGGATCAGGCCCCGCGGGCTGAACCGCAACACCAAGAGCAGGATCACCCCCAGCGTCAGCAGGCGCATATGCTGCGCGCTGTCGATCAGATGGGCCTTCAACGCGCCATCGGCCATGCCCGCGGTCAAGCCGCCCATCACCACCGGGCCGAGCGTTTCGACGATCAGCCACAGCCAGCCGATCAGCAACCCGCCCAGAACCGCACCCCAGTTGTTGCCCGATCCGCCGACGATCACCATCACCCAGATCAGAAAGGTGAAACGCAGCGGGTTGTAGGTGCCAGGGTTCAGGATGCCATCCATCGAGGTCATCATCGCGCCCGCCACGCCGATCACCGCCGAGCCGAGGATGAAGATCTGCAAATGGCGGCGGGTGACGTGTTTGCCCATCGCCATGGCGGCCACCTCATTGTCACGAATGGCGCGCATCATCCGGCCCCAGGGGCTGTTGAGCGCGCGTTCCGACAGAAAGATGACCAGTGCCAGCACCGCAAGGATCAGCACCATATAGATCAGCTTGACCGCGATGGACGAGCCGGTGACCGGATCAAAGCCCCAATTGGCCGCCAGCTCCAGAAAGCTTGCGTTCTTTTGCAGATCGACCTCGAAGGGCACCGGCCAGGCGCGTTCGGTCAGGTTGACCATCTTCACGCCGCGCGCCAGCCAATCCTCGTTTTTCATCACGGCGATGACGATCTCGGCAATGCCCAGCGTGGCGATGGCCAGGTAATCCGACCGCAGGCCAAGCGCGGTCTTACCGATGGCCCAGGCCGCAATCGCCGCCAGCAGCCCGCCCACCGGCCAGGATAGCAGCACCGGCAGGCCAAGCCCGCCCATATTGCCGGCCGACGACGGGTTGAACGCTTCGATCGCCTCGGAGGCCGGATCGAACACGGCGCGATAGGCAAAGAAGCCGACGATCAGCACCGCAAGCAGCGCCAGTGTGCGGGCGTGACCCTTGGCCATGCGGCGGTAAAGGAAGATCGCGGCGGCAATCGTCGCCGCGCCGAGCGCCAGCCCGGCCATCACGCCCGGGCCGCCCGCAGCCCAGCCTTCGGGCACGGGTTTGGACGAGACCAGCACAACGCCAAGCCCGCCAAGGGCGGCAAAGCCCATGACGCCGGTGTTGAACAGGCCCGCATAGCCCCATTGCATGTTCACCCCCAGCGCCATGATGGCCGAGAGCAGCGCGAAGTTGAGGATGTAAAGCGACTGGTTCCAGCTGAGAAACAGCCCGGTCAGCACAAACAGTACCGCAACGCCGGCAAACAGAGACAGGTTCTTCGACATCAGACCGATTTCCCCTTGAACAGGCCCGTGGGCATGAAGATCAGCACGAGGATCAGGATCGCAAAGCTCACCGCGAATTTGTAATCGGTGGACAGAAGCTGCACGAGCCCGTCGGGGGCCATGCTGTCCGGCAGCAGATACAGCGCGACCTTTTTCCAGGCATAGGTCACCATCACCTCGGAAAAGGCGATGACAAACCCGCCCGCAATGGCCCCCAGTGGCGAGCCGAGCCCGCCAACGATGGCCGCCGCAAAGATCGGCAGCAGCAGCTGGAAATAGACGAAGGGTTTGAAGCTTTTGTCCAGCCCGTAGAGCACACCTGCAATGGTCGCTAGGGCTGCGGCCAGAATCCAGGTGACGGCCACAACCCGGTCGGGGTTGATGCCCGACAGCAGCGCCAGATCCTCGTTATCCGAAAAGGCGCGCATGGATTTTCCGGTGCGGGTCTTTTGCAGGAACCAGAACAGGAAGCCCACGGTGATGACGGCGGTCAGAACCGTGACCGCCTGTGTCGTCTTGATCGCCAGGCCCTCTTGCAGGCCGGTTGCCGTCTTGAAATCGCCGGCCGAAATCAGGAAGCGCGCGCCATCGGTGAAGGTCTGATCCTCCACCCCGATGATCAGGCGCACGATGCCGTTCATCACGAACATCACCCCAAGCGAGACAATCACCAGAATGGTCGGCGCGGCTTTCTGTTTGCGGTAGAAGCGATAGACGATCCGGTCCGTGCCCAGCACCAGCGCCGAAGTGGCGGCAATGCCGAAGGGCAGGGCGAGCAGGGCGGTGGGCAGGGGGCCGAAGCTGATCCCCATCGACTGGAACCACCAGGTCATCAGAATGGTGACCATGGTGCCAAAGGCCATGGTGTCGCCATGCGCAAAGTTGGAAAAGCGCAGGATGCCATAGATCAGCGTCACGCCAAGCGCGCCAAGCGCAAGCTGCGCGCCGTAGGCTAGCCCCGGGATGAACACGAAGTTGAGGAAGGCCACAAGGGCGTTGAGAATATCCATAGCTCAGCCCCCCAGGAACGAACGGCGGACCTCGGGGTCGGCCATCAGGGCCGCTCCGGTGTCGGTGAAACGATTGGCACCCTGAACCAGAACATAGCCTTTGTCCGCGATTTCAAGCGCTTGCCGTGCATTCTGCTCCACCATCAGGATCGAGATCCCGGTGCGGGCAATCTCGATGATGCGGTCGAACAATTCGTCCATCACGATGGGCGAGACGCCCGCCGTCGGCTCATCCAGCATCAGAACCTTGGGCTGCGTCATCAGGGCGCGGCCCACGGCGACCTGCTGGCGTTGCCCGCCCGACAGTTCTCCGGCGGGCTGGTGCCGCTTTTGTTTCAGGATTGGAAACAGATCATAGACCTGCGCCATGGTGCCCGCGAAATCATCGTTGCGGATGAAGGCGCCCATTTCGAGGTTCTCTTCCACCGTCATCGAGGTGAAGATGTTGTGGGTCTGCGGCACAAAGCCCATGCCCTTTGCCACACGGTCCTGCGGTGACAGGGCCGTGATATCCTCGCCATCCAGTTTCACATGGCCGCCGCGCAGGCGCAGCATGCCGAACACGGCCTTCATGGCGGTGGATTTGCCTGCGCCATTCGGTCCGACGATCACGGCGATCTGGCCTTTTTCAACGGCAATGGTGCAGCCATGCAGGATGTCGGCCGCGCCGTATCCGCCGGTCATGCCGTCTCCGATCAGGAAAGGATCAGCCATGGGCGGCTTCCTCCTTGACCTTGTTCTTGAGCCCGGTGCCGAGATAGGCCTCGATCACCCGTTCGTCATTTTTCACTTCGTCAACCGTCCCTTGCGCCAGCACCTTGCCTTCGGCCATGCAGATGACCGGATCACAGAGGCGCGCGATGAAGTCCATGTCGTGTTCGATCACGCAGAAGGTATAGCCGCGCTCCTGGTTCAGGCGGATGATGGCATCGCCGATGGTGTTCAGCAGGGTGCGGTTCACGCCGGCGCCCACCTCGTCCAGAAACACGATCTTGGCATCCACCATCATGGTGCGGCCCAGTTCCAGCAGCTTTTTCTGCCCGCCGGAAATCTGGCTGGCCTTCTGATCGGCCAGATGGCTGATGGTCAGAAAGGCCAGAACCTCATCCGCCTTGTCGCGCAGGCGCTTTTCCTCGGCGGCCACGGCCCCCCGGCGGAACCAGGCGTTCCACAGGGTTTCGCCCGATTGGGCGGCGGGCACCATCATCAGGTTTTCCCGCACCGTCATGGAGCCGAATTCATGCGCGATCTGGAAGGTACGCAGCAGGCCCTTGTGGAACAGCTCGTGCGGCGGCAGCCCCGTGATCTCCTGCCCGTCCATCAGCACCCGGCCAGAGGTGGCGGGCAGGCGGCCGGCAATCACGTTGAACAACGTGGTCTTGCCTGCGCCATTCGGGCCGATCAGCCCGGTGATGGAGCCGGTGCGGATTTCCAGTGACGCCCCGTCGACGGCATGAAAGCCGCCAAAATGTTTGTGAAGATTTTCGACAACGATCATCCGATGTCCCCCATGCGGCCTGACGCCTCTGCCTCCGGGGTTGGCCCCCGATAGGCGCGTCACGGCTTGTCCAGTTACAGCAACGGCCCGGGGAATGCCCGGGCCGCGCTGTGCGTCACCGCAAAGCGGCGATCAACGGAAACGATCGGTGACGAACGCGCCGTCCTTGACGGTATATTCGCGGTAGCTGCCTGCGGATTCACCCGGCCCGATCAGTTCCACCGCCGAGGCCCCGACATAGTCGATATCGGTGCCCGCCGCGATCAGCTCCAGTGCCTTGCCCAACTCGCCGGGCTGGATCTTTTCGCCCGGCGCATTGGCCAGATCATTGACCTTGGCGGTCCAGTCGGCGGCCTTGGTCGAATTGGCAGCGGCCATGGCCAGCAGGATCAGGGCTGCGGCGTCATAGCTTTCCGGGGTGAAGGACGAGGTGCCATCAAAGCCCGCAGCGGTTGCCATGGTCTTGAAGGTGTCCGCGCCGGTCGAATCCGTGCCGGGCACGTCGCCATAGGAGCCGTTCAGGCCATCGCCGATGGCGGCGATCAGGCTGTCGCCATACATGCCGTCGGGCAGATAGAAGGTCGAGAAGGCGCCACTGTCGAGCGAGCCTTGAATCACGCCCTTGCCGCCCTGATCGACATAACCTGCCACGACCAGAACTTCACCGCCCGCAGCGGCAAGTGCTGCGACTTCGGCAGAATAATCGGCCTTGCCATCCTCATGCGCCGCCGAGATCGTGACCTCGCCACCCTTTTCCTTGAAGGCAGCGGCAAAGCTTTCGGCCACGCCCTTGCCGTAATCGTTGTTGGTATAGGTGATCGCCACCGATTTCACGCCACGGTCGGTGAGGATATCGGCCATGACCACGCCCTGACGCGCATCCGACGGTGCGGTGCGGAAGAATAGGCCGTCATCTTCGGCGCTCGACAGCGCGGGCGAGGTGGCCGAAGGCGACACCATCGCCACGCCATTCGGGCGTGCGACGTTCTGCAACACGGCCCCGGTCACGCCCGAACAATCGGCGCCCATGATCGCGGCAACCTTGTCAGAGGTGACCAGACGTTCTGCTGCGGCCTGAGCAGCGGCGGCATCGACACAGGTGCTGTCACCGCGCACGGAGGTGACGGTGGAGCCGCCCATGAACTTGCCACTGTCGGTGACTTCCTTCATGGCCATTTCAGCCGAGGCTGCCATATGCGGCGTGATCGATTCAAGCGGGCCGGTAAACCCAAGCAGGATGCCGATTTTCACGTCTTCGGCCGAAGCTGCACCAGCAAGAAGTGCGGTTGCCGTGGTGGCGAGCAGCAGTTTTTTCATTTTTGACTCCCATGTCGGATGCTTATCCTGTGGGCAAAGCTAGAACGGGGTCTGTGAAAAGAAAAGCGCCCTTTTCGGACCTATTCCGCATTGTCATAGGTTAACCTTGCGGCAGGCGCAGCGGGCATAAGTAAGATATTGCAAGCTTGAAGTAATTTTCTGTCGCAGCCCGGCGCGGGGCGCAGCACCAATCCCGTCATGCCGCAGCAAACCCTTGCCACAGCTGTCAGAAACCGGCCCTTGTCCGACAGAATCAGCCCTGTGTCCGATCACGTCCCCGTCACCCCGGCTGGCAGCGCCGCGGATCGGCCTTAGGTTGAAACAGGATCAACAGAAAGGAACCGGCATGCGCACACTGGTTGCAACCCTCGGCATGGCGGCGCTGACATCCGTCCAAGCTGCGGCCTCCGAGGTCGAGACCTCGGCAGGCCCGATGCAGATCACTGCCATGGCCGAAGGGCTGGAGGAACCTTGGGGCCTCGCCTTTCTGCCCGATGGCGGGTTTCTGGTCACCGAACGCGACGGCAGGTTGCGCCGCTATCCCGGCGGCGACAGCCTGACCGGCCTGCCCGAGGTCTTCGCCAAGGGGCAGGGCGGTCTGCTCGATGTTCTGGTCCCCCGCGATTTCACCAGCAGCGGCACGGTGTTCCTGACCTATGCCATGCCGGTCGCGGGCGGTGCGGTGACGGCGGTCGGCAAGGGGCAGCTGACGGACGACGGGCTCACCGGCTTTGCCCCGATCTGGCAAGCACCGGATCCGATGCGGGGCGGCCGCCATTTCGGCGCGCGTCTGGTCGAGGCTGCGGATGGCACGCTCTATCTGGCCACTGGCGAGCGCGGCACCGGCCCGGACGGCCTGCAGGCGCAGGATCCGCAGCGCGGCGAAGGCAAGGTGATCGCGCTGCTGCGCGATGGCGAACCGGCCATAACGCAGAACGGCTGGCTGCCCGGCGTCATCAGCCTCGGCCACCGCAATCCGCAAGGCGCGGCCCTTGATGGCGAGGGCCAACTCTGGCTGGTGGAACACGGGGCGCAGGGCGGCGACGAACTGAACCGCATCACGCCCGGCGCCAATTACGGCTGGCCGGTGATTGCCTTTGGCGAAAACTACGGCGGCGGCCAGATCGGTGAAGGCACCGAAAAAGTCGGCATGGCACAACCCGTCTCCTATTGGGATCCCTCCATCGCCCCCTCGGGCCTGATGATCCATTCCGGCGCGGGCGTGGCAGAATGGTCGGGCGATTTCTTCACCGGCAGCCTGAAATTCGACTATCTCTCACGTCTCGATCCCGAGGCAGGCTTTGCCGAAGAACGGATCAGCGCACCCGAAACCGGACGGGTGCGTGATGTGCGCCAAGCCCCCGATGGCAGCATCTGGTTTCTGTCGGTCAGCAACGGTGCCGTCTACCGCATGGCCCCGCGCTCCTGAACGGGCCTTGCCCTTCATCTTGGAGAAATATCCTCGGGGGGGCGGCCGCAGGCCGTGGGGGGCAGACAGCCCCCCACGTTGCGAGGGCCCGGAGTGCGGTCAGATCGACAACCGAACCCCAACGCCCGGAATCGCCCCCTGCGTGCCGCGCTCCCGATAGGGCGTGGTATTGTAATGCGACCGGTAACATTTCGAAAAATGCGATGGCGAGGCAAAGCCACAGGCCAGCGCCACGTTGATGACGCTCATATCCGTCTGCATCAACAGATTGCGGGCCTTCTGCAACCGCAATTCCATATAATAGCGCTTGGGGCTGCGGTTCAGATAGCGGCGGAACAGCCGCTCCAACTGTCGGGTCGACATGCCGACCTCTTCGGCCAGATCGGCGGGCGACATCGGATCTTCGATATTGCCCTCCATCATCTGGATCACCTGGCTCAGCTTGGGGTGGCGCACGCCGATCCGGGTCGGGATCGACAGGCGCTGGGTGTCCTGATCGGTGCGGATCGCGTTATAGATCAGCTGATCGGCCACGGTATTGGCAATATCCTCACCATGATCCGAGGCGATGAGCTTCAGCATCAGGTCAATCGAGGCCGTGCCGCCGGCGGTCGACAGGCGGTTGCCGTCGATCACAAACACCGATTTGGTCAGCTTGACCTCCTCGAACTCCTCCAGAAACCCGTCCTGGTTTTCCCAGTGGATGGTGGCCTTGCGCCCCTCCAGCAACCCGGCCTTGGCCAGCGCATAGGCCCCGGTGCACAGGCCGCCAATGGCGACGCCGCGCCGCGCCTCGCGGCGCAGCCAGGCGGTGATGGCACGGGTGGTGCTTTTCTGCACGTCGATGCCACCGCAGACCAGCAGCGTATCCTCGCGGTCGATCTCCTCCAGGCCCATGTCCAGCTTGAACGCAGCGCCGTTGGAACAGGTGGCCATCTCGCCGCCTTCGCCCGCCAGCCGCCAGCGATAGATCTCGCGCCCGGCCACCCGGTTGGCAATGCGCAACGGCTCGATCGCTCCGGCGAAAGACAACATGGTGAAGCGGTCCAGCAGCAGAAAGACAAAGCGCCGCGGGCTGGCGTCTTTGGTCACTTGCGTGGCTTTGCGGGGAAGGCTGGACATGATGCGACCTGTATGCGTCGGTTTCAGCGCATCTAGTCAGGAAATTTCGCCCCCCACAAGGGGGCACAGGCGGCAAGCCCCTTTGCATTTCCGCCGCAATTCCCTATACCGCCTTGCGATACCGCTAACGGAGGGAGAGGCCCGATGACGAAGGGTTGGCAGAAATCGGATTGGCGCGCCAAACCGCGGGTGCAGATGCCGGACTATCCGGATCACGCGGCACTGGGCGCGGTCGAGGCGCAGCTTGCCAAATATCCGCCCCTCGTCTTTGCGGGCGAGGCGCGGCGGCTGAAGAAACAGCTGGCTCTGGCGGCAGAGGGCAAGGCCTTCCTGTTGCAGGGCGGCGATTGCGCCGAAAGCTTTGCGGAATTCAGCGCCGACAACATCCGCGATACATTCCGCGTGATGCTGCAAATGGCGGTGGTGCTGACCTATGGCGCCAAGGTGCCGGTGATCAAGGTCGGTCGCATGGCCGGGCAATTCGCCAAACCGCGCTCGGCAGGCACCGAAGTGATCGGCGGGGTGGAACTGCCCAGCTACCGCGGCGACATCATCAACGGCTTCGATTTCACCGCCGATGCCCGGGTGCCCGATCCCGCCCGCATGTTGCAGGCCTATACCCAGGCGGCAGCCAGCCTGAACCTGCTGCGCGCCTTCTCGACCGGCGGCTTTGCCGATATTCACCGGGTCCACAGCTGGACGCTGGGCTTTGCCGAACATGACAAGGCCGAACGCTACCGCGAATTGTCCAACCGCATCTCCGACGCGCTCGATTTCATGTCGGCCGCCGGTGTGGATGGCGATACCGCGCATCAGCTTTCGACCGTGGATTTCTACACCAGCCACGAGGCCCTGCTGCTGGAATACGAAGAGGCGCTGTGCCGCGTCGACAGCATCACCGGCCAGAATGTCGCCGGGTCGGGTCATATGATCTGGATCGGCGACCGCACGCGCCAGCCCGATGGCGCGCATGTGGAATTCTGCCGCGGCGTGCTGAACCCGATCGGCCTGAAATGCGGCCCCTCGACCACAGCCGAGGATCTCAAGGTGCTGATGGCGAAGCTGAACCCGACGAACGAGGCCGGGCGGCTCACCCTGATCGCACGCTTCGGCGCGGGCAAGGTGGGCGACAACCTGCCGCGCCTGATCAAGGCGGTGCAGGAAGAGGGCGCCAATGTCGTCTGGTCCTGCGATCCGATGCACGGCAATACGATCAAGGCAGCCTCGGGCTACAAGACCCGGCCGTTTGAATCGGTGCTGCGCGAAGTGCGCGAGTTCTTTGCGATCCACAAGGCCGAAGGCACCGTGCCGGGCGGCGTGCATTTCGAGATGACCGGGCAGGACGTGACCGAATGCACCGGCGGCCTGCGCGCCGTGACGGATGAAAACCTGTCCGACCGTTATCACACCGCCTGCGATCCGCGCCTGAACGCCTCGCAATCGCTCGAACTGGCCTTCCTCGTGGCAGAAGAACTCTCGGCGCAACGCGAAGCCCATCGCCGCATCGCGATGTGATCCAGTTATAGTCCACCAAAAAAGGGCGGGGACTTTCCCGCCCTTTTTACATGCCCGTTCCCATTCATCTTGGCCAAAATATCCTCGGGGGGCGGCCGCAGGCCGTGGGGGGCAGACAGCCCCCCGCCGCGCTCAAAGATGCACGCGGCTGCCACCATTGCGCGCGGAATCGGCAATCGCATGGATCACCCGCTCGATCCGCAGCGCATCGCCAAAATCGGGATGCGCCGCCTCCAACCCGGCAATGCCGCGCAGCAGGGTAGCACATTCGATCACCTTCAGGTCGTTGAAGCCAAGCTGATGCCCCGGTGCCGGGCAGAACTCGCCATAGGGCGGATGCGCCGGGCCGGTGAGAATGGTCTTGAACCCCTGTTCCGCCTT
Encoded here:
- a CDS encoding branched-chain amino acid ABC transporter permease, with amino-acid sequence MSKNLSLFAGVAVLFVLTGLFLSWNQSLYILNFALLSAIMALGVNMQWGYAGLFNTGVMGFAALGGLGVVLVSSKPVPEGWAAGGPGVMAGLALGAATIAAAIFLYRRMAKGHARTLALLAVLIVGFFAYRAVFDPASEAIEAFNPSSAGNMGGLGLPVLLSWPVGGLLAAIAAWAIGKTALGLRSDYLAIATLGIAEIVIAVMKNEDWLARGVKMVNLTERAWPVPFEVDLQKNASFLELAANWGFDPVTGSSIAVKLIYMVLILAVLALVIFLSERALNSPWGRMMRAIRDNEVAAMAMGKHVTRRHLQIFILGSAVIGVAGAMMTSMDGILNPGTYNPLRFTFLIWVMVIVGGSGNNWGAVLGGLLIGWLWLIVETLGPVVMGGLTAGMADGALKAHLIDSAQHMRLLTLGVILLLVLRFSPRGLIPEK
- a CDS encoding branched-chain amino acid ABC transporter permease yields the protein MDILNALVAFLNFVFIPGLAYGAQLALGALGVTLIYGILRFSNFAHGDTMAFGTMVTILMTWWFQSMGISFGPLPTALLALPFGIAATSALVLGTDRIVYRFYRKQKAAPTILVIVSLGVMFVMNGIVRLIIGVEDQTFTDGARFLISAGDFKTATGLQEGLAIKTTQAVTVLTAVITVGFLFWFLQKTRTGKSMRAFSDNEDLALLSGINPDRVVAVTWILAAALATIAGVLYGLDKSFKPFVYFQLLLPIFAAAIVGGLGSPLGAIAGGFVIAFSEVMVTYAWKKVALYLLPDSMAPDGLVQLLSTDYKFAVSFAILILVLIFMPTGLFKGKSV
- a CDS encoding ABC transporter ATP-binding protein yields the protein MADPFLIGDGMTGGYGAADILHGCTIAVEKGQIAVIVGPNGAGKSTAMKAVFGMLRLRGGHVKLDGEDITALSPQDRVAKGMGFVPQTHNIFTSMTVEENLEMGAFIRNDDFAGTMAQVYDLFPILKQKRHQPAGELSGGQRQQVAVGRALMTQPKVLMLDEPTAGVSPIVMDELFDRIIEIARTGISILMVEQNARQALEIADKGYVLVQGANRFTDTGAALMADPEVRRSFLGG
- a CDS encoding ABC transporter ATP-binding protein — protein: MIVVENLHKHFGGFHAVDGASLEIRTGSITGLIGPNGAGKTTLFNVIAGRLPATSGRVLMDGQEITGLPPHELFHKGLLRTFQIAHEFGSMTVRENLMMVPAAQSGETLWNAWFRRGAVAAEEKRLRDKADEVLAFLTISHLADQKASQISGGQKKLLELGRTMMVDAKIVFLDEVGAGVNRTLLNTIGDAIIRLNQERGYTFCVIEHDMDFIARLCDPVICMAEGKVLAQGTVDEVKNDERVIEAYLGTGLKNKVKEEAAHG
- a CDS encoding ABC transporter substrate-binding protein, translated to MKKLLLATTATALLAGAASAEDVKIGILLGFTGPLESITPHMAASAEMAMKEVTDSGKFMGGSTVTSVRGDSTCVDAAAAQAAAERLVTSDKVAAIMGADCSGVTGAVLQNVARPNGVAMVSPSATSPALSSAEDDGLFFRTAPSDARQGVVMADILTDRGVKSVAITYTNNDYGKGVAESFAAAFKEKGGEVTISAAHEDGKADYSAEVAALAAAGGEVLVVAGYVDQGGKGVIQGSLDSGAFSTFYLPDGMYGDSLIAAIGDGLNGSYGDVPGTDSTGADTFKTMATAAGFDGTSSFTPESYDAAALILLAMAAANSTKAADWTAKVNDLANAPGEKIQPGELGKALELIAAGTDIDYVGASAVELIGPGESAGSYREYTVKDGAFVTDRFR
- a CDS encoding PQQ-dependent sugar dehydrogenase, which encodes MRTLVATLGMAALTSVQAAASEVETSAGPMQITAMAEGLEEPWGLAFLPDGGFLVTERDGRLRRYPGGDSLTGLPEVFAKGQGGLLDVLVPRDFTSSGTVFLTYAMPVAGGAVTAVGKGQLTDDGLTGFAPIWQAPDPMRGGRHFGARLVEAADGTLYLATGERGTGPDGLQAQDPQRGEGKVIALLRDGEPAITQNGWLPGVISLGHRNPQGAALDGEGQLWLVEHGAQGGDELNRITPGANYGWPVIAFGENYGGGQIGEGTEKVGMAQPVSYWDPSIAPSGLMIHSGAGVAEWSGDFFTGSLKFDYLSRLDPEAGFAEERISAPETGRVRDVRQAPDGSIWFLSVSNGAVYRMAPRS
- a CDS encoding GlxA family transcriptional regulator: MSSLPRKATQVTKDASPRRFVFLLLDRFTMLSFAGAIEPLRIANRVAGREIYRWRLAGEGGEMATCSNGAAFKLDMGLEEIDREDTLLVCGGIDVQKSTTRAITAWLRREARRGVAIGGLCTGAYALAKAGLLEGRKATIHWENQDGFLEEFEEVKLTKSVFVIDGNRLSTAGGTASIDLMLKLIASDHGEDIANTVADQLIYNAIRTDQDTQRLSIPTRIGVRHPKLSQVIQMMEGNIEDPMSPADLAEEVGMSTRQLERLFRRYLNRSPKRYYMELRLQKARNLLMQTDMSVINVALACGFASPSHFSKCYRSHYNTTPYRERGTQGAIPGVGVRLSI
- a CDS encoding class II 3-deoxy-7-phosphoheptulonate synthase encodes the protein MTKGWQKSDWRAKPRVQMPDYPDHAALGAVEAQLAKYPPLVFAGEARRLKKQLALAAEGKAFLLQGGDCAESFAEFSADNIRDTFRVMLQMAVVLTYGAKVPVIKVGRMAGQFAKPRSAGTEVIGGVELPSYRGDIINGFDFTADARVPDPARMLQAYTQAAASLNLLRAFSTGGFADIHRVHSWTLGFAEHDKAERYRELSNRISDALDFMSAAGVDGDTAHQLSTVDFYTSHEALLLEYEEALCRVDSITGQNVAGSGHMIWIGDRTRQPDGAHVEFCRGVLNPIGLKCGPSTTAEDLKVLMAKLNPTNEAGRLTLIARFGAGKVGDNLPRLIKAVQEEGANVVWSCDPMHGNTIKAASGYKTRPFESVLREVREFFAIHKAEGTVPGGVHFEMTGQDVTECTGGLRAVTDENLSDRYHTACDPRLNASQSLELAFLVAEELSAQREAHRRIAM